In Oncorhynchus kisutch isolate 150728-3 linkage group LG11, Okis_V2, whole genome shotgun sequence, the genomic stretch ACAAATATCCTTATCAAATACAGACTTGCTGAGCCAGGTTTCAGAAAACACAATTACATCAGCATCAGTTGATTTAGCCCAAATCATCCACACAGGGTGGATGATCTGAAACAATTTTTGACAACAGTATatttaaatgaaaaataccaaaaccagaacttgatttaaaatcagagggggtttggagacattgcatatcagggccagggttaggttgcagggggtttggagacatatcagggccagggttaggttgcagtgggtttggagacattgcatatcagggccagggttaggttgcagggggtttggagacattgcatatcagggccagggttaggttgcacgtTCCCTGATATCAACAAAAGAAGACTAACTAGGCACCTGTTTAATAACCAAGCACAGCTTCTCTTATTTTAAGAGACCTACTGCAAGCAAATTCTACAAGTGAGTTTCCAGACAATACAAAACAGTCATTTAAAACCATTAGACCTCGGTAGTGACACAAATTCATACTGTTCACATCATGCCACAAATACATCGGCATTCGGACAAGTGGACCGAGTGAAAAAGAGCGAGTTCCTGCAGACAAAATGTCTAATGGAcgggagagcacattgtcagatgTACTCACCCAGCGACAATGTTTGTTTTCTCCTGAGTTCAGTAAAGTCAGTGCACAAAGCAATGCCACAAAAATTGTCATTTTCTCAGACAAatgtaattaaaaaataaataaaaaatagagaCCAACGAAggtaaggggagagagggacagcgtGTATGTGTGAGTCTGAATGTGAGTATTTGCGAGTGTGAGTAGATTGGGTGTTGAGGTCGATCGAGAGAACGGGTTGGGGATTGTTGAGCTGCCACTGACATCCAGGTGAAGAGCACAAAGGAGCAGCTTGGACGAGACACTCCGCAGACGAAGGAGGAACTCAGGCCATCCAGGTGAAGAGCACAAAGGAGCAGCTTGGACGAGACACTCCGCTGACGAAGGAGGAATCAGGCCATCCAGGTGAAGAGCACCAAGGAGCAGCTTGGACGAGACGCTCAGCAGACGAAGGAGGAACTCAGGCCATCCAGGTGAAGAGCACAAAGGAGCAGCTTGGACGAGACACTCCGCAGACGAAGGAGGAATCAGGCCAGCCTGACATAGGGTCACTTTGGTAAACTTCCAAGTAATGAAGCGTCGAGTTGAGGAGGACCCGTGATCTTTACACCAGCAAAAACAAAATAGTTTGCACTACACAACAAGGAAGTTACTCCACCATAAACAAATAGGTTATTAGTAGGTTAAAATGTACTAGTCACAGACAAACGACTTGACATGCTGCCATCTTGGCAGAGGTATAGCACATATACCTACATTCGCTTATGCTTTTGATAAAGTAAACCTTCATTTATTGGACTGACAAATGTGAGCATCTGACTGACAAATGTGAGCATCTGACTGGAAATGTGAGCATCTGACTGACAAATGTGAGCATCTGACTGGAAATGTGAGCATCTGACTAAACAAATGTGAGCATCTGACTGACAAATGTGAGCATCTGACTGACAAATGTGAGCATCTGACTGGAAATGTGAGCATCTGACTGGCAAATGTGAGCATCTGACTGGAAATGTGAGCATCTGACTGACAAATGTGAGCATCTGACTGACAAATGTGAGCATCTGACTGACAAATGTGAGCATCTGACTGACAAATGTGAGCATCTGACTGACAAATGTGAGCATCTGACTGACAAATGTGAGCATCTGACTGACAAATGTGAGCATCTGACTGGAAATGTCAACTTTAACACCAAATCATCTTAAGCAAAATCCCAATGATCTCTTGACAGGTTTGTATCTCCGTTTAGTACTGCTCCACAACCAAGAAAATAGGCTACATTCTCACTTTTGAGTGTCAAAACACAAATAGCATCTGTGCAACAGTTTAGGGTATAATTCCTTCACGAAGGCCTTTCATCCTCTGGAACTTCAACACTGCATGGCATTGGTTGGCAATCAACAGGCAACAGCCACCTCAAAGAAGCACCATCCAACATGCTCCCTCTCATCTCAAAATACAGAAATTGTCCTGAGCGTTGGCTGTAGAGTGATCTGTTTGGTTTCTTCTTACCTCATTTTTCTAAATCACCCAACATATTTGTGACAATGCTATCAACATTAAAACTAATAATAAACAAGACATCGGGAGATATAGACTTGATTGCCATCTGCTATTTTGTTGTTTAAACTGATACAATCTGTAAAACTGTATTGGCATCTGTTGAGAAGACATTGTGTCACGAATATTACTCAGCAACAAATTAATTTACTCCCTGCACCAGCACCGTTTCAGACTGGTAAAAGAGTCAGCCTCCATCTTATCTGTTGTCCACGATGACGATGGTTCTCCTTGGGTAGGTGTCTACTTCCACCAAGATGTAGCGAAACTCTAACTTCCCAGTTTCAGGGTTCTGTCAAAAGAGGACAAAAGCacattaaacattttttttctcacaaCTTAAACAGCCTCTATGCAGATTAGCCAAATCTTAAAGATGAAAATTGAGTTAAAATCAAATTAACCAGATTATTGACACATGAAAGAAAAGACAAAATACTACATGAATATTATGTCTTAACCTCTTTGGATTCCGTGTGCATCGTTCCCTGAGGGTTCTTCCTCTTCAATGTAGAACTTCAGCCTCATGTGCTTTAGTCCATCCTTCATATACTCTACATGACTGAAGAAAACATGCTAGTTATCACACTTACAAAAGTCGGTTTGTTTTAATGAGGTCATTTTGTATTCCTAGTGTCTGAAGAAAGACAATCTTGGTAAAAAAAAAGTGAATTCTCACCTAACTTGCTGTCTTCTACCACGATGGGATGTCTCACCAAAGCACTTGATTGGCTCCCCAAACACTCCAATCACCTGTGGTTTAACAAGATGATAGAAAAGAGCAATCAGCTTCACACCATATTGCTTTAACCTAACCTGTgttttcagatcagtgcagatgcAGAGAAGGAGACAAGACGAATGACATTTTGATGGTTAATGTTTAACTCAGTGCTCCTGTATTCCAAGACACATTCCTGCGAAAGGTCAATGCATAAATTAATTGAACTGAAATGCAGACCAAGACTAGATGGTTTTGTTGATGTTATGTTTCTATGCTTGTTCTAATCTCACCTCTGGGTGTAACCTGGCTTCGTTGAAGGCTTTGCTGTAGACCTTGTTGGGGctggaggaggagaacagctcCTGGAACACCACATACAACAACCCACCTGGGAACAAAACATACAGGTGTCAACAGGTGGGAGAAATACTGCCTTTCAATCAGACTACATCAACTAATGTGGAATCACCAGTTACTCCAAGTCCAATGAGCACAACTATGAGATCTTTGACTGTTGAGAGGGCAAGAACTGTGATTTAGTATACCCTTCTGTAATATTCATACGTGTAAAAATACTGAAAtgtaattggatgcattttaccgccatatcatactgtgctatgattggttaagaccacccaAATGGTTAGGTCATCGTCAGTTTGATCCTGGTTGGCGATACGTGAACATGCCAGTTATAactagctaataaagagctacgttaagaaatatcctgtagtactgcattttattattttgtacaaagtgtgcaaaacaagacaCCTTCTAGTACTAAACTCTGATAACTGGAGCAAAGGATGGGCCAATGTCTTATCTTGCAACAAGTGTGATCATGGCCAAAAACAAATCCACTGATTCTGTCCAGTTACTGGCTGATTGTTTGACAATTACATTCCTGTGTTTGACAGACTTACCTTTATGTGCAGTAGGTCATCGCCTAGGTACTGACACCTGTCCACCATCATTTTCTTCTTTACTTCTCAACCTTGTGTCGAGAGAAATGCTTCGATTCGGTGTGCAAAATATAGCGCTCACAATAGCTGAGCGATCTGCGGTCCTGTAGAAAATATATCTGGATGGTGCTGTAGTCGGTTTCTGAAGGTGCACACTGTTTTGCATGCGTTTCCATATTCGAACAACGCATTGCGTTGATAGTGATTGATGTTGCCGCACAGCTTCCAGTATGAAAGATTAGACCATGTTGTCCTCTATTCACGTTGACTTGCTCGCCACCTCAGCTGTCAAAACGCTCTCGGTGTCTGGCCTCTACTTCGCAAACTTTCCCAGTATTAATTAACTGTTACTAAAGTCAAACCATTATACGATATAAATGACCCATAGGAACACAATTCAACCTACATTTCAATAAATACTTGCAGGTCTGTCAGCGTTAAATTTGGAAGCTTACTGTTGAACCTTGGGCGCACGTATGTGTCGTGCTCGCTGTACCCGCGCGAAGAACTGTGGGAAAGTGAGTTTTCTTGGTAGAATGGTCGTCACTAGATACCACAGTCACAAAGTCTTAATTATGGCTAAAACCCGTCTATTTCTACAATTTACCTTCCTAAAAtattattttaaacctaaccacactgctacacTTTGTCTAAtactaaccttaaattaagaccaaaaagcacatttttgtgtGCATGACTTTTTACGATTTTGATTAGTGACCACAGCCACAAAGAATCCTGGCTGATATATGTTGTCCCTGACAAGTCCCAGTGAATTATATCAAAGGGAATGCTGTGTTGGATGAAATAGACATCACAGCGAGTTTTTGAAACATGTATATATTAAAACATGTTTATTCTCTTTGATAATATGGGCACTTATTTTAGACTCACTTATTCTAGACTAGGGGAATGGTGCCAACAGTGGCGGTCGGTGCAGTTTTAAGATGAGGAagtgtgattttttttaaatttgttttcATGAGCATGGCTTGATTTCTATTACGCCTTTTTGGATGCCTGTAATTcgtattccattcacccagcgatgggtttaggctactacatgatactcaaattttccctttACCCATcttgaggttgctacaacctagtgtaacagggttggttatgtttccacttgcctCTCATCTGTTAcactagcctatgaatgaacgtTTACAACATAGATACAGACAGGTCAAGAGAACTTGAGCTGACAGACAGTGAcatatggacagacagtgacacattcaatacactCATGCCTGCatttagctgatctagggtgtaatcattaggcCAActgttgcaacaacaaaaaaaagtttcTATTGGAcgaattcaggtatgtttatgcACATTTATTTTCCACTGCTTCCAATTAAGAAACCTTTTTCAACAGAATGGGAggaatgaatacacccttgaCCACGCTAGATTCCTTCTCGCATcaatgcgctctcctcctctcaccttttcccttcacgtgtggacttcaatgcacaacgtATCAGCAGTATGTGACCAAGCAAAAAAAAACTATTAGCAaaagtaacatcatagtcaacatagctaatagaactaatgtgttagtaaacctgctacaatcatgaaGTAACgttagtgtacagtcagtaagcagtttagcacttacacCAGCGGGCACCgatggcaataaattagtaaaaccaaaacgcttaccttgacttggaagcgatccagtgttgtgttggatagttagagccagctagctaacgtagcatccctctgtttgagcagggtgtttgagtaggctaaactagctagctgctagctaagtaagtggaactgaaagtgaaaaaataaataaaaaatctctctctcttgcttcttgctctctcactccttcattttgactattgtctttctctctctttgagtcaactactcaccacattttatgcactgcagtgctagctagctgtagcataTGGTTTCAGTACTAAATTCATTGGGTGGACAACaggtcagttcatgctgcaagagctctgataggttggaggacatcctccggaagttgtcataattactgtgtaagtttatggaagggagtgagaaccacgagcctcctaggttttgtattgaagtcaaagtacccagaggaggacagaagctagctgtcctctggctacaccgtGGTGTTctcctacagagtgctgttgaggctactgtagaacttcattgcaaaacagtgtgttttaatcaattatttggtgacgtgaatacatttagtgtagttttatccccccaaaaatatgtttttaaatgttttacaaaaaaatctaaataattcactgaggaggatggtcctccctttcCTTCACTGGGTCCCACTTCGGCTACAGCATTACAACAAGATGTCACAAGTGTCAGCTTACATTGTTCATGGACAGGAACAAATTAATATCACTTTCCAATACAAACTCAACAAGACTCGATAAGATTTAGTATCagtttattgaaaacattctgcCCAGCATTTCTTTAATGTGTTACCAAACAAAGTAGAGATCTCAGCAAACAGAGGGGTCTCAGACATATTCTGAAAGACAGGAAATAAAATATTGATGCTAATGCAAAGAAGGACTAAGGCTATTGGGCAATCAAGGGATTCTGTAGTAGCCTAATAATTGAGCCCACTTTTCTTACTGAAGTCTAGTGTGCATAGACAAGCCACAAATACAACCATTACCAATGTTTGGGTTCCTAGTAGGAAATCTGACTGGAAATTCTCAAAACCAATTTCATTACTTCCTGATGAGACCTGTGGCTGCCATAGAAATTACCGATACATCCCAATGTCCCATTTCAGTCCTCAGAAAGCACCAACATGGAGACCGTTCCTGTTCTGTGGCTTGGAACACTATACAGTTTATACCCTTATGACATCACAACATTCTCTGGGGTTTGAAACTTCGTCCGGGGAAAGAGCTTGAGCCCTAATAGAGTGTAGGAAACATAACAGCGACGCAGTGGATTTGCAGATGGGATTTCAGTACCAAAATGCCGTCCTCACATGTTTGatgttaaatacaaataaaacaaaaagttaaAAAGAACAGATTCAGGTTCAGTCCCATGAACAATGTTAAGGTATTTATGTATCTTTTAAAGTTTCAGTCCACTATCTGAAAGTATCAGTTACGTGTCTCTGGTTTTACAATCTCAGCCATTTGATGAATACCAACCACTGTCATCAAAACAAGCCAACAcattcacacaaaaaaaactttTTCTTTCCTTATCACAACACTCAAAATAGTTTTTGTCGCTCAATGCAACAGTTCTCATGAGGGAGATTAATGTTGCTTCCATAAATTGTCAAACTTGGCAAGATGCAGAAGAATGATGTAGCTTTCTGAAGTATCTGTAGAGATATAAAAACACTATTAGTCTACTCAGTCCACAGTTACTGCAACTCTATTCTCTCTCACTAGTTTGAGACAGCTTCAATTGGATACGTTTTTTTAAAAGAACTAATAAGAATGTTAATCcggaaaaaaattaaaataaactaaATGTATTACAGTTTGATGTGATTTAACTTTACCTCTCTGTCACCATCCTGAAGTTTCATTACAGTTTACTGTGTGAATGAAATTAGACCCTATAGCAATAACACAGTCCAACATAAAGTAGGCCTATCTTTTTGTAAGTTGCCTACAGTGTTAAGATATGTACTGTTATtttgctgtctctgtgtgtgtgtgtgtgtgtgtgtgtgtgtgtgtgcatttacaTAGCATTTGATTTTCATTCTCTTAAATTTAAATGACAGTAATACGATAACAGCACAACAAGCTGTGTCAAAATGAAGTGACCacaaaacataaactgaacatgtGAAAACACACAAAGTGCATTACTGAAGGAACAAACACTAACATAAACAACAGCAAAGCTGAAAACTGAGCAAGCATGTCAAATTAAACTAAAAATGGATTTGTTGTTGGGATACCGAAGGTGTCAGCATAGTTGCAACGATGTAGTGTAGACAATGACATCATCCGTGTGTGTCATTGTCGACACTAACAACTTCCTGATAATTAAGTGAGAGTGGACTGGAAATACATTGTACGATAGAGTGGAGATCAAAATATTTAGATTTAGTATAGTCCTGGTGTGGctaaatggtgtgtgtgttgtgttggggcacatttatgtgtgcatgtgcatgtgtgtgcatgtgcatgtgtgtgcatgtgtgtgcatgtgtgtgcatgtgcatgtgcatgtgtgtgcatgtgtgtgcatgtgtgtgcatgtgcatgtgtgtgcatgtgtgtgcatgtgtgtgcatgtgtgtgcatgtcatgtgtgtgcatgtcatgtgtgtgcatgtgtgtgcatgtgtgtgcatgtgtgtgcatgtcatgtgtgtgcatgtgtgtgcatgtgtgtgcatgtcatgtgtgtgcatgtcatgtgtgtgcatgtcatgtgtgtgcatgtgtgtgcatgtcatgtgtgtgcatgtgtgtgcatgtgtgtgcatgtcatgtgtgtgcatgtgtgtgcatgtgtgtgcatgtcatgtgtgtgcatgtcatgtgtgtgcatgtcatgtgtgtgcatgtcatgtgtgtgcatgtgtgtgcatgtgtgtgcatgtcatgtgtgtgcatgtcatgtgtgtgcatgtcatgtgtgtgcatgtgtgtgcatgtgtgtgcatgtcatgtgtgtgcatgtcatgtgtgtgcatgtgtgtgcatgtgtgtgcatgtgcatgtgtgtgcatgtgtgtgcatgtgtgtgcatgtgtgtgcatgtcatgtgtgtgcatgtcatgtgtgtgcatgtgtgtgcatgtgtgtgcatgtgtgtgcatgtcatgtgtgtgcatgtgtgtgcatgtgtgtgcatgtcatgtgtgtgcatgtcatgtgtgtgcatgtcatgtgtgtgcatgtgtgtgcatgtcatgtgtgtgcatgtgtgtgcatgtgtgtgcatgtcatgtgtgtgcatgtgtgtgcatgtgtgtgcatgtcatgtgtgtgcatgtcatgtgtgtgcatgtcatgtgtgtgcatgtcatgtgtgtgcatgtgtgtgcatgtcatgtgtgtgcatgtcatgtgtgtgcatgtcatgtgtgtgcatgtgtgtgcatgtgtgtgcatgtcatgTGTGTTTGCAactatttgtatttatattttgcaAATGTTACTCGCAACCAAATTAATTTCCTTTCATTTCGTTTTATAAAGAATCACATGACTTGATTGGACTTGAATGATAAGGACTTGGAAAACACACGACGAAAATTATTAGATAAAACCTTCAAAGAAAAACGATTAAGCTTTACTGTTTATTTTCTTACAAAGCTTTGAAAACGCTCCTCTTTTCAAATACTCCCAGTAGAACAGTCTGAGTACAAAGATGACAGGCTACTAAAAGACGGTGTGACAAATGAACTGAAATGAAATCGTTTTTTTTGTCAAATAATAAAAATCCTACAAAATCGCATGCTTAAATATTAAACTGAGGAAGTGGTTCTGGTCACCATAGTCCTCGTTGTTGATGATACATTTGAGCAACAAAACGTGCTTCCCACAATGCATTCACCCAAAATGTTTAGTTGATAATAATGTACCTtcttaaaggggaatggaaacagtATGATTTAGAATGCCATCTAACTGTAACTGTAAATCTGATTTACTTCCtaaagtgtttccattcccctttaatggGCATTCAACTCTGACTTGACAATATAGGGTGAGAATAGTAGCCTACTTAAATTCAAGTTTCCAGACTTTCTAGCCGGTCTATATTCAGGCAATTGTTTTCATCTCTCTAGCTACTTTGTTCCAGTTTGTTACATATGACATATTCTCTATTTCCATCAGTccttcatcaccatcatcaccaccgtcaccaccatcatcatcatcatcataaccaccaccaccaccatcatcaccaccaccatcaccaccatcatcatcatcaccaccatcaccaccaccatcatcaccatcatcaccaccaccatcgccaccatcaccaccaccaccaccaccaccatagccatcaccaccaccaccatcatcatcatcatcacca encodes the following:
- the LOC109900114 gene encoding LOW QUALITY PROTEIN: mitochondrial import inner membrane translocase subunit Tim21-like (The sequence of the model RefSeq protein was modified relative to this genomic sequence to represent the inferred CDS: inserted 2 bases in 1 codon); the encoded protein is TAHKGGLLYVVFQELFSSSSPNKVYSKAFNEARLHPEVIGVFGEPIKCFGETSHRGRRQQVSHVEYMKDGLKHMRLKFYIEEEEPXQGTMHTESKENPETGKLEFRYILVEVDTYPRRTIVIVDNR